The genomic interval ACAGAGAAAGGCAAATAGTAAGCTAGTAggaattaaaaaacaaaattttttaaaaaaaatttaataggtTTAGGAAGTTATGTGAAACAAACTCCTACTAGTTACACAAATGCCAAGCAGTTACAATTTCTTCATTCAGTTCATTGGATACTTGGGTATAAGGAAATTCTAATTGCGAAAAGGAAAACTCACATTCATATAAAAAAGGTAATGCAGATGATAAGTATGGGACACACTAAATGCTAgcaaagaaaagaacaaaagtTAGGTGTATTTCCTTGTTCATAAATAAAAGGTATGCACAAGGCAGATGATAACTATAGGACACAAAAAAGGCTATCAATAAAAAGAACAAAACTTAGGTGCAATTCCATGTGTGCTGTTTTCACTATTTTCCCATCATAACTCAGCATATGACTGTGTATCCAATAGTATAAACTGAaccattttgaattttaatttgacTGAAAAATATAATGTGCATGTAATAGTTGGTGAACAACACAAACACAAATAGTGGCTATAGAACATcacttaaacaaaacaaaaaagacaAGTGGAGGCAGAGGTTTGAGTTATGCCAGCGGAAAAGTTAACTCTTACCATAGAGATGGAGGGCCAAGCTGTCTCCATGAATATAGTCGGCTAAAAGAAGCCTCTCCTGTTCCCTAGGCCCCCAATAGTATGCTCGTAGTGGGACAATGTTTGGATGCCTCATAGAACCAATTCTTTTAACTTCTCTAGCAAATTCCTTTTTATGTTTGACCAACCCCACCCTTAACCATTTTACAGTCAACATATGACCACTGTCCAGAGTAGCTTTGTAGAGAGTGCCATGGCTACTTCTGCCAAGAACTTCAGCTGGAGCTCGAGATAATTCCTCAGCAGTGAATGCTAGCGAAGAATCCAGGAAAAACAGTTCCCCAGCCAGTCGATCTGGTGAGTAGACGTCCAACATCACAGGCTTTTCACAAGACTCTATAAAACGTGGTGAGGACGACAATGGAGAACCAGGAGAAGACTTCCTTCCAGATGTCGTGGGAGGGTAATCCATCAAATTAGGATTTACAGGTGCTGAACTACTTGCTATCATTCCCTGGGACAAGCCATGCTCAGATATTTCAGTTATAAACTCAGACTGCTGTCCAGAAAGTGACCTTGAATTAGATGTCAACAAGTGATCATTAGAAAAGCTCAAAGAAGTTGATGGAGGTAGAGCATttgcattgaacttgaagagAGAAGGCCTTGAAAGTCCTCCGAACTTGGCATCTCTTCCAGTAGTTTGGCCAGTAAACTCACTTCTACCATGAAATTCTTTTGCTTGTGTTCGATGATAAGCCAATAAAACAAAAGCAATCATCACAGCAGCACCCACAGAAGCAAGAATAATTGCTATCCTGATATTACCCTTCGAACTATGATGTTTACCTTTACCTGGAATATTATCTGGCACTGAAGAATTTTCAGGAGATGTATTTGGTAACTTTAGCTTTTCATTTCCGGGGAAAAAGGATGAAGGAGGAAACCGCCGCAAATTTTCAGGAACATGGCCTGATAGATCATTATTGGACACATTAAATACAGTCAAGCTAGATGAAAGCTTATCGGGAATGTTTCCAGTAAATTTGTTGTTAGACAAATCAAGGTGTTCCAAGTAAATAAGTTTGTCCAATTCATTTGGAAACTGTCCGGAAAAACCATTCATTGCCAGATTCAGCAGTTTGAGCCCACCCATCCTACCTATATCAGAAGGCAAGACACCTTCTAAAGAGTTGTTAGATACATCAAAATATTCCATTGGTTGAAACGGAGGCATAAGCAGTAATTCACTTGCCCCTGAACCTTGAAGCAAAAGTGGCCCTGTTAATTGATTTCCAGAAAGATTTAGCCTTGTCAGGGATGACGAAGTAACAAAACTAACTGGAATggatccattaagttcattaaAACTTAAGTCAAGGGTAGACAATTTTGAATATGTCCCTAAAGTAGAAGGCAAGGGTCCTGACAGCTTGTTGGAACTCAGATCAATAACCTCCATAGTGGGTTCCCAGGTCTCTATAACAGAAACGTCGCCGGATAACATATTCTTGCTCAAGTCTATGACTGTACATCTCAAAGATGTTGGCAATGAGCCTGATAAACTATTCGATGAAAGATCCAAAACAATTAAACTGGTAGAGTTAACTACAGGAATTGAGCCTGCACATAAGCAAAGATATGCAAATAAATTAACTGAGTATTGAGTGtattgaattttctttttctaaataatttaaacCCCAAAATCTGAAATACTTCACAAACCATGATACAATAATAATCATTTAAAGTAAAAGTGCCTTATGAAAATTTACTTGACAACTGTTAACTAAATTAATACTTTAGCTTGAAACATGTAAATTCAAAAGGAAAGCAAGTGCTGGGATGGGAGTCAACAAGAGAAATTCATACAGAAAATTATAAGACAGACCAATTGAAATGAAAAAGCTTTGTACTGAAGGAAATAAAGACGAGACAGTTCAGGATTAAACATCCAACTGGAAGGAAAAGATCTCATAGGTCATCAGAGCACTACAAAATATGATAAACAAATGAGCCAGATATCAAGCATCATAAGATACAATCATATACAAAGAGTCATAGACACCAAACAAATAATGCCTGATTGAAGGTAAGGAAGACCATCCACAAAGGATGTGTTCATTAGAAAAAATGTATAACAAAAAAGACTAAACATCATTCCCTTCCCCTCTAGTTCTCCCTCATTCCCTCTAGCTCTCCCTCACTCCCTCTATCTCCCCCTACCTATCCTCTGTTCGCCTTTGCCCTCTCTCTATGTCTATCAGGAGAAAACAAGTGTGTTGATTTATTTGCATGCTCATTGTTTCAATTCAAGCACATGCAAAACGCAATTTATACACATTCATTAAAAAACACCCCCCACCCTCACCCTTACTTGCTCCAGTGACCTTTTTGCCAAGACTAAATACCATGGTCGAAAAGGTTTCCGGTTTACAGTTATATACCTTTTCAATATACT from Cicer arietinum cultivar CDC Frontier isolate Library 1 chromosome 5, Cicar.CDCFrontier_v2.0, whole genome shotgun sequence carries:
- the LOC101489319 gene encoding probable inactive receptor kinase At5g10020, producing MNPPPKFFFISVTHLLLILLSTCTASQPELRSLLEFKKGITIDPSNRVLNSWNPSSVNTANSCPHSWVGILCDDLTGNVTGIILDEFSLVGELKFQTLLDLKMLKNLSLSGNRFTGRLPPSLGTLTSLQHLDLSHNNFYGPIPARINDLWGLNYLNLSHNEFKGGFPTGLNNLQQLRVLDLHSNKLWADIGDLLPTLRNVEFLDLSHNLFYGGLSLTLQNVSSLANTVRYLNLSHNNLNGNFFLNDSIELFRNLQALDLTDNLIRGELPSFGSLPGLRVLRLARNLLFGAVPEDLLQNSMSLEELDLSSNGFTGSIPVVNSTSLIVLDLSSNSLSGSLPTSLRCTVIDLSKNMLSGDVSVIETWEPTMEVIDLSSNKLSGPLPSTLGTYSKLSTLDLSFNELNGSIPVSFVTSSSLTRLNLSGNQLTGPLLLQGSGASELLLMPPFQPMEYFDVSNNSLEGVLPSDIGRMGGLKLLNLAMNGFSGQFPNELDKLIYLEHLDLSNNKFTGNIPDKLSSSLTVFNVSNNDLSGHVPENLRRFPPSSFFPGNEKLKLPNTSPENSSVPDNIPGKGKHHSSKGNIRIAIILASVGAAVMIAFVLLAYHRTQAKEFHGRSEFTGQTTGRDAKFGGLSRPSLFKFNANALPPSTSLSFSNDHLLTSNSRSLSGQQSEFITEISEHGLSQGMIASSSAPVNPNLMDYPPTTSGRKSSPGSPLSSSPRFIESCEKPVMLDVYSPDRLAGELFFLDSSLAFTAEELSRAPAEVLGRSSHGTLYKATLDSGHMLTVKWLRVGLVKHKKEFAREVKRIGSMRHPNIVPLRAYYWGPREQERLLLADYIHGDSLALHLYETTPRRYSPLSFSQRIRVAVDVARCLLYLHDRGLPHGNLKPTNILLAGPDYSTCLTDYGLHRLMTPAGVAEQILNLGALGYRAPELATASKPVPSFKADIYALGVILMELLTRKSAGDIISGQSGAVDLTDWVRLCEREGRVMDCIDRDIAGGEESSKEMDQLLATSLRCILPVHERPNIRQVFEDLCSILA